In Apodemus sylvaticus chromosome 8, mApoSyl1.1, whole genome shotgun sequence, one genomic interval encodes:
- the LOC127690672 gene encoding transcription factor 20-like, giving the protein MEGRSQKTQKQRRKRRKRKTTQAVPVVEPQEPEIRLRYATQALDKTDARNRSVRPYIHAVKKGELGLVCTVINDEEEQTKLPRSRKGQSSPPALPLSRPESKVLPASSFMQWRPVVTDSFVTEHPVCCLCGKWAGYCDMGDLFGPFYPQDDAATLRKNPPPKRSTERQSKVKPRVKPRHRSKDRGGGSLSLSRAKMLPLPRKRAGAEGRSKKTVSDTKRSVPTTSKGGPEPPLDSNEFWVHEDCIIWANGIYLVCGRLYGLQEALEIARETQCSQCQESGATLSCHKRGCLLRYHYPCAIEADCLLHEENFSVRCPKHKARR; this is encoded by the exons ATGGAGGGCCGAAGCCAAAAAACGCAGAAGCAacggaggaagagaaggaagcggAAAACCACACAAGCAGTTCCCGTTGTAGAACCTCAAGAACCAGAGATCAGGCTACGGTATGCTACCCAGGCCCTAGATAAAACCGATGCCAGGAACAGGTCTGTCCGCCCTTACATCCACGCAGTAAAAAAGGGTGAACTTGGCCTTGTTTGTACAGTCATCAATGATGAAGAAGAGCAGACCAAACTGCCGAGGAGCCGGAAGGGTCAGAGCTCTCCTCCCGCCCTTCCCCTCAGCCGCCCAGAAAGCAAGGTGCTCCCAGCTTCGTCCTTCATGCAGTGGAGGCCTGTGGTCACAGACTCTTTTGTTACGGAGCACCCGGTTTGCTGTCTCTGTGGCAAGTGGGCCGGCTACTGTGACATGGGTGACCTCTTTGGACCCTTTTATCCCCAAGATGATGCAGCCACTCTTCGGAAGAATCCACCTCCTAAGAGGTCCACAGAAAGGCAGAGCAAAGTGAAGCCTCG GGTCAAGCCACGCCACCGCTCAAAAGACCGTGGTGGCGGTTCTCTGTCCCTGTCCAGGGCAAAAATGCTCCCACTCCCTCGTAAAAGAGCAGGCGCTGAGGGCCGCAGTAAAAAGACTGTTTCAGACACAAAGCGCTCTGTACCTACCACTTCAAAAGGTGGCCCTGAACCACCTCTTGACAGCAACGAATTTTGGGTCCACGAAGATTGTATTATCTGGGCCAATGGAATCTACCTGGTCTGTGGCAGGCTCTACGGCCTGCAGGAGGCGCTGGAAATCGCCAGAGAGACCCAGTGCTCCCAGTGCCAGGAGTCGGGCGCTACTTTGAGCTGCCACAAGCGAGGCTGCCTCCTCCGATACCATTACCCGTGTGCCATTGAAGCAGATTGTTTGCTGCATGAGGAGAATTTCTCGGTGAGGTGCCCCAAGCACAAGGCGAGGAGATGA